TCTCATGGGATGTATCCATAGTCGTCTTACTATGTCAATGTATGCGGTagcctggtccatgatgtggaatgttgtCTCCAGAGTTATGCCACCGGAGAGGACGGAGAGTGTAATTTCTCCCGAGGTCcattcaactgcattgttaaaatcgGTTAGTGTGATGCAACATGACACTATCCTGTCCTCGAGTCTCATACGGGCAAGGACTCAGGGATGGATAATGCACGCTCCACTCCCATCATCTACCATGATATGCTTAACATCAGTATCTGAAATTCGTAAAGTAATACTAAGAGCATCGTTGTGAGGGAAAGTCAAACCGTCGGCATCTAACTCGTCGAAGATGATGCTTTCTTCGAGTCCATCATACTGTTCATGGGTGATCGATATTTTGAGCTTGTGAGTGACTGTGAGCTTGATACCATTGATGGAGGCATCATCGTTGTCACCAATAATCATATTGATGGTGCAAACCGATGAGGGCAGCTTTGGCGGGCCTTGACGTTCTCGACCCCTGACGAAGGTGGTCTTTCCCTTATCGCTCAacaactctttgaggtgtcctttCTGCAACATGTTCATAACCTCTtgccttagggcgatgcaatcttctgtTTTGTTCCCGCGTTCATAGGGGAATTCACAGAAGGCGTCAGATTTTCTGGTACTTGGGTCAGACCTTATCTTTGGTGGCCACTTCACCTTTATTTCGACTTTTTCCAGGGCGTACACTATTTCTGTAGGTGAAACATAAAAGTTGTGAGCAGATAATAGGGGAAATACCTCTCTTGTTCCTGTGAGTGCCCATTCTCAGCCTATATGGACCCTCATCATAGCGGGAGGAAAGTGGGACAGGGGCACTAATGTAAGGCTGATGTCATTCTTTGTTCGGTTGTGAGATTGGGTTATCCCTTCTCATTTTATCTCTATGTTCTCTCCTAGGTTTGGCTTGTACCGAGATGAGCCCATCGGGTTGGCCCATTGAAGTCGTCATCATCTGCCCGGACTTTGGCATAATAAGCATTATGGATTTCGTCCCAAGTGGTCGGAGGGTACTTCATCAACCAACTCAGCAACTCTTTGGtcgctcttgaaccctctctgCTCAACCCGTTCTGAAAGGCTGCGACTGCCATCCCTTCAGATACATTTGTCAAGGTCATCCTTACCCTATTGaatcgggcgaggaagtcccttagTCCGTCTCCCAAGGATTTCTTGATGGCGAAGATGTCGTTTATTCTTGTTTCGATTTTCTTAGCCCCGACATGTGCCATCACGAATCTATCAGCCATTTCTTCGAAGGTTTCTATAGAGCAGGCTGGTAgctgtgaataccatgttaatgtcCCTCTAGTGAGGGTTtcgccaaatttcttcagcaaaatagaGGACACCTGTTCCTTGATGAGGTCATTTCCCTTTAACGGCAGTGACGTAATGAGTCACGTGATCGTCGGGGTCAATTGTTCCATCATATATCCTGAGATACggtggcattttgaaggtctttggtatggcatgtgggtcTACTTCTTTGCTATATGTTTGCTCTACGAACCCGTCGGCGTCCCTTTTTGGCAGTAGCTTAGGGGCACCCGGTATCTTGTCGACTCATTCTTGGTGTTATTTTATTTGGTCTCTGAGCATTTTGttctcattctccatttcttccattctcTTCAAAACAGTGGCAAGGATGCCGTCACTTGCAGTGTTAGTAACATTGTGAGTTATACCTGGCATTGGAGGGTCTGGTTGATCACCATGTTCTTCTCCTCGCTGTACCGTATGGGCTCTCTTGGTCTTTATGGCCGTGCATGGAGCTTGTTTGTTGAGCATGCTTACTAATGTATCGGTCAACCACGCTTCGAGGAGATTTTTCATGGATGGTGGTGTCCCTTCTCCTGTGGATGTGGAGGCCCCTTTTCTATTTGGTTTTGTTGTGCTACAATTGGAGGGGGGAGGGCTCTCACACTTGAGGGAGGCAGTGGGTGTCACGTCATCGCCAGCGTTTCATTACTCTCATTGATAGCATTCATGAGGTTGCCGGGGATGTCACCTATCACCTTAGTTCTGTctccttggttacctgccatgtaaATTTCTATACGTGCAGAGAAGGAAAAAAAACTTTGTGGTTTGTTAGGTTATCAAATAACGTGAGTTGTAGATCTAATGGAAACTGAAAGATTAGCTAAGAAGTCCCCATAAACAGTGTTAAactgtttgacccaaaatttagataTGGGCTTAACCAATTAGATTTaataaaatagaatcaatcttagccaatattaatatccaaaagataCAATAACTGACTTTGCAATAAGATAATATCTATATTATCCGAATGGCAATAAATGTTGACATCACTAACAATATTAAATGACCAAAAGAAGGGGATaacattaaataataataataaatttcaaTGAATGGCATTTTAGTAAATAATAATGTGTAATTCATCCGAAAAGGGGTGAGATCTCTGGTtattctgtcatgacccaaaccgaagggccgcgacgggcacccggtgccttactcaatcgagtaccaacataacatttTTTTTATTGTACTATCATGAGTAAATGAGCCtaaaaggccgtcatgagataaccagaataaaacataggGGAATACTCGATATAGAACGacccaatatgatatacaaacttatacatgtgacagaCGGGCCTATAAgtccgacatgatcatttgtacactcaaaacataggccgagaAGGCCATACAAGtgtccatatacatgacatctctCTACAATCCtctaaaagtacataaacaatgtAAAGGTCGGGACATGACCCCACCAtatcaatcaatacatgtccaaagcatactgaccaaataggcacctccagagcaagtggagtgcgccaacaccttccgctgagctgataacaTACTAGGAAAActatcaacctgtctatcgggacctacgagCATGAAACACGGCATCCCTAAGCAAaatggacgtcagtacgaataaagtaccgagtatgtaaggcaggaaagcataaataagaatagTAATGTAAAGAGACATAGAGGAGATACAACCTTTAGCATCTGAGTGgttctgagggctactgacatgaaatgcatgatacatatatatacataaacttttaaaaacaTATGACTCTGTgggaatcatcatcatcatatcataccaGACCTT
The DNA window shown above is from Nicotiana tomentosiformis chromosome 8, ASM39032v3, whole genome shotgun sequence and carries:
- the LOC104106835 gene encoding uncharacterized protein, which produces MTLTNVSEGMAVAAFQNGLSREGSRATKELLSWLMKYPPTTWDEIHNAYYAKVRADDDDFNGPTRWAHLEIVYALEKVEIKVKWPPKIRSDPSTRKSDAFCEFPYERGNKTEDCIALRQEVMNMLQKGHLKELLSDKGKTTFVRGRERQGPPKLPSSVCTINMIIGDNDDASINGIKLTVTHKLKISITHEQYDGLEESIIFDELDADGLTFPHNDALSITLRISDTDVKHIMVDDGSGACIIHP